Proteins from a single region of Mustela erminea isolate mMusErm1 chromosome X, mMusErm1.Pri, whole genome shotgun sequence:
- the FOXP3 gene encoding forkhead box protein P3 isoform X1: MPNPRPAKPSAPSLVLGPSPGASPNWRATPKTSDLLGAKGPGATFQGRDLRGGAHASSSSSLNPMPPSQLQLPTVPLVMVAPSGARLGPSPHLQALLQDRPHFMHQLSTVDTHPRTPVLQVRPLDSPAMISLPPPTAATSVFSLKARPGLPPGINVASLEWVSREPALLCTFPSPSTPRKDRSVDQAGKDPCSAVASPYTFCPPSALSTVPQGSYSLLANGVCKWPGCEKVFEEPEDFFKHCQADHLLDEKGKAQCLLQREVVQSLEQQLVLEKEKLGAMQAHLAGKMALTKAPSTVSSDKGSCCIVASGTPVTTGPAWPSPQEAPDGLFAVRRHLWGSHGNSTFPEFFHNMDYFKFHNMRPPFTYATLIRWAILEAPEKQRTLNEIYHWFTRMFAFFRNHPATWKNAIRHNLSLHKCFVRVESEKGAVWTVDEFEFRKKRSQRPSRSANPTPGP; the protein is encoded by the exons ATGCCCAACCCCAGGCCAGCCAAGCCCTCGGCCCCTTCCTTGGTGCTTGGCCCATCCCCGGGAGCCTCACCCAACTGGAGGGCTACACCCAAGACTTCAGATCTGCTTGGGGCCAAGGGCCCAGGGGCAACTTTCCAGGGCCGGGACCTCCGAGGCGGGGcccatgcctcctcctcctcctctttgaaCCCCATGCCACCATCGCAGCTGCAG CTGCCCACAGTGCCCCTAGTCATGGTGGCACCCTCTGGGGCACGGCTGGGCCCCTCGCCCCACTTGCAAGCCCTCCTCCAGGACAGGCCACACTTCATGCACCAG CTCTCAACGGTGGATACCCACCCTCGGACCCCCGTGCTGCAGGTTCGCCCACTGGACAGCCCAGCTATGATCAGCCTGCCGCCACCCACTGCTGCCACCAGTGTCTTCTCCCTCAAGGCCCGGCCTGGCCTGCCACCTG GGATCAACGTGGCCAGCCTGGAGTGGGTGTCCAGGGAGCCCGCACTGCTCTGCACCTTCCCAAGCCCCAGCACACCCAGGAAAGACAGGTCAGTGGACCAGGCTGGGAAGGACCCTTGCTCTGCCGTTGCCTCCCCTTACACCTTCTGTCCTCCTAGTGCCCTCTCGACCGTGCCCCAGGGCTCCTACTCGCTGCTGGCAAATGGTGTCTGCAAGTGGCCCGGATGTGAGAAGGTCTTCGAGGAGCCAGAGGATTTCTTCAA GCACTGCCAGGCGGACCATCTCCTAGATGAGAAGGGCAAGGCACAGTGTCTCCTCCAGAGGGAGGTGGTGCAGTCTCTGGAGCAGCAG CTGgtgctggagaaggagaagctgggagcAATGCAGGCCCACCTGGCTGGGAAGATGGCCCTGACCAAAGCCCCATCCACG gTGTCATCAGACAAGGGCTCATGCTGCATCGTGGCCAGTGGCACTCCCGTCACCACTGGCCCAGCGTGGCCCAGCCCCCAGGAGGCCCCCGATGGCCTGTTCGCTGTGAGGAGGCACCTCTGGGGCAGCCATGGAAACAGCACGTTCCCAG AATTCTTCCACAACATGGACTACTTCAAGTTCCACAACATGCGGCCCCCCTTCACCTATGCCACCCTCATCCGCTGG GCCATCCTGGAGGCTCCCGAGAAGCAGCGGACACTCAACGAGATCTACCACTGGTTCACGCGCATGTTTGCCTTCTTCAGAAACCACCCTGCCACCTGGAAG AACGCCATCCGCCACAACCTAAGCCTGCACAAGTGCTTCGTGCGGGTGGAGAGTGAGAAAGGGGCCGTGTGGACCGTGGATGAATTCGAGTTCCGCAAGAAGAGGAGCCAGAGGCCCAGCAGGAGTGCTAACCCCACACCCGGCCCCTAA
- the FOXP3 gene encoding forkhead box protein P3 isoform X2, which translates to MPNPRPAKPSAPSLVLGPSPGASPNWRATPKTSDLLGAKGPGATFQGRDLRGGAHASSSSSLNPMPPSQLQLPTVPLVMVAPSGARLGPSPHLQALLQDRPHFMHQVRPLDSPAMISLPPPTAATSVFSLKARPGLPPGINVASLEWVSREPALLCTFPSPSTPRKDRSVDQAGKDPCSAVASPYTFCPPSALSTVPQGSYSLLANGVCKWPGCEKVFEEPEDFFKHCQADHLLDEKGKAQCLLQREVVQSLEQQLVLEKEKLGAMQAHLAGKMALTKAPSTVSSDKGSCCIVASGTPVTTGPAWPSPQEAPDGLFAVRRHLWGSHGNSTFPEFFHNMDYFKFHNMRPPFTYATLIRWAILEAPEKQRTLNEIYHWFTRMFAFFRNHPATWKNAIRHNLSLHKCFVRVESEKGAVWTVDEFEFRKKRSQRPSRSANPTPGP; encoded by the exons ATGCCCAACCCCAGGCCAGCCAAGCCCTCGGCCCCTTCCTTGGTGCTTGGCCCATCCCCGGGAGCCTCACCCAACTGGAGGGCTACACCCAAGACTTCAGATCTGCTTGGGGCCAAGGGCCCAGGGGCAACTTTCCAGGGCCGGGACCTCCGAGGCGGGGcccatgcctcctcctcctcctctttgaaCCCCATGCCACCATCGCAGCTGCAG CTGCCCACAGTGCCCCTAGTCATGGTGGCACCCTCTGGGGCACGGCTGGGCCCCTCGCCCCACTTGCAAGCCCTCCTCCAGGACAGGCCACACTTCATGCACCAG GTTCGCCCACTGGACAGCCCAGCTATGATCAGCCTGCCGCCACCCACTGCTGCCACCAGTGTCTTCTCCCTCAAGGCCCGGCCTGGCCTGCCACCTG GGATCAACGTGGCCAGCCTGGAGTGGGTGTCCAGGGAGCCCGCACTGCTCTGCACCTTCCCAAGCCCCAGCACACCCAGGAAAGACAGGTCAGTGGACCAGGCTGGGAAGGACCCTTGCTCTGCCGTTGCCTCCCCTTACACCTTCTGTCCTCCTAGTGCCCTCTCGACCGTGCCCCAGGGCTCCTACTCGCTGCTGGCAAATGGTGTCTGCAAGTGGCCCGGATGTGAGAAGGTCTTCGAGGAGCCAGAGGATTTCTTCAA GCACTGCCAGGCGGACCATCTCCTAGATGAGAAGGGCAAGGCACAGTGTCTCCTCCAGAGGGAGGTGGTGCAGTCTCTGGAGCAGCAG CTGgtgctggagaaggagaagctgggagcAATGCAGGCCCACCTGGCTGGGAAGATGGCCCTGACCAAAGCCCCATCCACG gTGTCATCAGACAAGGGCTCATGCTGCATCGTGGCCAGTGGCACTCCCGTCACCACTGGCCCAGCGTGGCCCAGCCCCCAGGAGGCCCCCGATGGCCTGTTCGCTGTGAGGAGGCACCTCTGGGGCAGCCATGGAAACAGCACGTTCCCAG AATTCTTCCACAACATGGACTACTTCAAGTTCCACAACATGCGGCCCCCCTTCACCTATGCCACCCTCATCCGCTGG GCCATCCTGGAGGCTCCCGAGAAGCAGCGGACACTCAACGAGATCTACCACTGGTTCACGCGCATGTTTGCCTTCTTCAGAAACCACCCTGCCACCTGGAAG AACGCCATCCGCCACAACCTAAGCCTGCACAAGTGCTTCGTGCGGGTGGAGAGTGAGAAAGGGGCCGTGTGGACCGTGGATGAATTCGAGTTCCGCAAGAAGAGGAGCCAGAGGCCCAGCAGGAGTGCTAACCCCACACCCGGCCCCTAA
- the FOXP3 gene encoding forkhead box protein P3 isoform X3, whose protein sequence is MPNPRPAKPSAPSLVLGPSPGASPNWRATPKTSDLLGAKGPGATFQGRDLRGGAHASSSSSLNPMPPSQLQLPTVPLVMVAPSGARLGPSPHLQALLQDRPHFMHQLSTVDTHPRTPVLQVRPLDSPAMISLPPPTAATSVFSLKARPGLPPGINVASLEWVSREPALLCTFPSPSTPRKDSALSTVPQGSYSLLANGVCKWPGCEKVFEEPEDFFKHCQADHLLDEKGKAQCLLQREVVQSLEQQLVLEKEKLGAMQAHLAGKMALTKAPSTVSSDKGSCCIVASGTPVTTGPAWPSPQEAPDGLFAVRRHLWGSHGNSTFPEFFHNMDYFKFHNMRPPFTYATLIRWAILEAPEKQRTLNEIYHWFTRMFAFFRNHPATWKNAIRHNLSLHKCFVRVESEKGAVWTVDEFEFRKKRSQRPSRSANPTPGP, encoded by the exons ATGCCCAACCCCAGGCCAGCCAAGCCCTCGGCCCCTTCCTTGGTGCTTGGCCCATCCCCGGGAGCCTCACCCAACTGGAGGGCTACACCCAAGACTTCAGATCTGCTTGGGGCCAAGGGCCCAGGGGCAACTTTCCAGGGCCGGGACCTCCGAGGCGGGGcccatgcctcctcctcctcctctttgaaCCCCATGCCACCATCGCAGCTGCAG CTGCCCACAGTGCCCCTAGTCATGGTGGCACCCTCTGGGGCACGGCTGGGCCCCTCGCCCCACTTGCAAGCCCTCCTCCAGGACAGGCCACACTTCATGCACCAG CTCTCAACGGTGGATACCCACCCTCGGACCCCCGTGCTGCAGGTTCGCCCACTGGACAGCCCAGCTATGATCAGCCTGCCGCCACCCACTGCTGCCACCAGTGTCTTCTCCCTCAAGGCCCGGCCTGGCCTGCCACCTG GGATCAACGTGGCCAGCCTGGAGTGGGTGTCCAGGGAGCCCGCACTGCTCTGCACCTTCCCAAGCCCCAGCACACCCAGGAAAGACAG TGCCCTCTCGACCGTGCCCCAGGGCTCCTACTCGCTGCTGGCAAATGGTGTCTGCAAGTGGCCCGGATGTGAGAAGGTCTTCGAGGAGCCAGAGGATTTCTTCAA GCACTGCCAGGCGGACCATCTCCTAGATGAGAAGGGCAAGGCACAGTGTCTCCTCCAGAGGGAGGTGGTGCAGTCTCTGGAGCAGCAG CTGgtgctggagaaggagaagctgggagcAATGCAGGCCCACCTGGCTGGGAAGATGGCCCTGACCAAAGCCCCATCCACG gTGTCATCAGACAAGGGCTCATGCTGCATCGTGGCCAGTGGCACTCCCGTCACCACTGGCCCAGCGTGGCCCAGCCCCCAGGAGGCCCCCGATGGCCTGTTCGCTGTGAGGAGGCACCTCTGGGGCAGCCATGGAAACAGCACGTTCCCAG AATTCTTCCACAACATGGACTACTTCAAGTTCCACAACATGCGGCCCCCCTTCACCTATGCCACCCTCATCCGCTGG GCCATCCTGGAGGCTCCCGAGAAGCAGCGGACACTCAACGAGATCTACCACTGGTTCACGCGCATGTTTGCCTTCTTCAGAAACCACCCTGCCACCTGGAAG AACGCCATCCGCCACAACCTAAGCCTGCACAAGTGCTTCGTGCGGGTGGAGAGTGAGAAAGGGGCCGTGTGGACCGTGGATGAATTCGAGTTCCGCAAGAAGAGGAGCCAGAGGCCCAGCAGGAGTGCTAACCCCACACCCGGCCCCTAA